One genomic window of Aquisalimonas sp. 2447 includes the following:
- the pyrC gene encoding dihydroorotase, whose translation MDQITLTRPDDWHLHVRDGDVLADVVPFSARRFGRAIIMPNLKPPVTTVAQAQGYRERILAAVPEGNDFQALMTLYLTDNTPPAEIEKAAASGIIYGVKLYPAGATTNSDAGVTDLRHCDETLAAMTEVGLPLLIHGEVTTDSVDIFDREARFLDERLAPLLARHPRLRIVCEHITTSVAAEFVREAPETVGATITIQHLLCNRNHMLVGGIRPHYYCLPILKREKDQEALVEAATSGNPKFFLGTDSAPHAQEDKENACGCAGCFTAPAAIELYAGIFEAAGRLDRLEAFASHHGPDFYSLPRNTDTITLSRSPWTLPEHCSFGNQRIVPFLAGETVAWQLT comes from the coding sequence ATGGACCAGATCACCCTCACCCGACCCGACGACTGGCACCTGCACGTCCGCGACGGCGACGTGCTGGCCGATGTTGTGCCATTTTCAGCGCGCCGGTTCGGCCGCGCCATCATCATGCCCAACCTGAAGCCGCCGGTGACCACCGTGGCCCAGGCGCAGGGATACCGGGAGCGCATCCTAGCAGCCGTGCCCGAGGGCAATGACTTCCAGGCGCTGATGACGCTGTATCTCACCGACAATACCCCGCCGGCGGAGATCGAGAAGGCGGCGGCCAGCGGCATCATCTACGGCGTCAAGCTCTACCCGGCAGGGGCGACCACCAATTCGGACGCGGGCGTCACCGATCTCCGGCACTGTGACGAGACCCTGGCGGCCATGACCGAAGTCGGTCTGCCCCTGCTCATCCACGGCGAGGTCACCACGGACAGCGTGGACATCTTCGACCGTGAAGCGCGCTTTCTGGACGAACGCCTCGCGCCGCTACTGGCCCGCCACCCGCGCCTGCGCATCGTCTGCGAGCACATCACCACCAGCGTGGCTGCCGAGTTCGTGCGCGAAGCACCGGAGACGGTGGGCGCGACCATCACCATCCAGCATCTGCTGTGCAACCGCAATCACATGCTGGTGGGCGGGATCCGGCCACACTACTACTGCCTGCCCATCCTCAAGCGGGAGAAGGACCAGGAGGCGCTGGTGGAAGCCGCCACATCCGGCAATCCGAAGTTCTTTCTGGGTACCGACAGCGCACCGCATGCCCAGGAGGACAAGGAAAACGCCTGCGGCTGTGCCGGCTGTTTCACGGCGCCCGCGGCCATCGAGCTGTATGCGGGCATCTTCGAGGCCGCCGGCCGCCTGGACCGCCTGGAGGCGTTCGCGAGCCATCACGGGCCGGACTTCTACAGCCTGCCCCGGAACACCGACACCATTACCCTGTCGCGGTCGCCGTGGACCCTGCCGGAACACTGCAGCTTCGGTAACCAACGCATCGTGCCATTCCTTGCCGGCGAGACCGTTGCCTGGCAACTCACCTGA
- the argF gene encoding ornithine carbamoyltransferase, translating into MDVQHFLTLRDATPDTLHRLLQRARDLKTLRQRGELHEPLRGKVLGMVFEKSSTRTRVSFEAGMHQLGGSAIFLSPRDTQLGRGEPVEDTARVLSRMVDAIMIRTFDHATLERFAAYSAVPVINGLSDSYHPCQLLADIQTYLEHRGSIQGRTVAWIGDGNNMCHSYINAARQFDFQLRVGCPEGFDPDPDIVAVAPERITIHRDPAEATAGADLVVTDVWASMGQEEEQKRRERAFTPYRVTAALMAAAADDALFMHCLPAHRGEEVDAEVIDGPQSVVWDEAENRLHAQKALLEYLIA; encoded by the coding sequence ATGGACGTGCAACACTTCCTGACCCTGCGCGACGCCACACCCGATACCCTGCACCGGCTGCTGCAGCGTGCCCGGGATCTGAAAACCCTGCGCCAGCGCGGTGAACTCCACGAGCCCCTGCGCGGCAAGGTCCTGGGCATGGTATTCGAGAAGTCGTCCACGCGTACGCGGGTGTCTTTCGAGGCGGGCATGCACCAGCTGGGCGGCAGCGCCATCTTCCTCAGCCCCAGGGATACCCAGCTGGGTCGCGGCGAACCGGTGGAGGATACCGCGCGCGTGCTCTCGCGCATGGTGGACGCTATCATGATCCGCACCTTTGATCACGCCACGCTGGAGCGGTTCGCCGCCTACTCCGCGGTGCCAGTGATCAACGGCCTGTCGGACAGCTACCATCCGTGTCAGCTGCTCGCGGACATCCAGACCTATCTCGAGCACCGGGGAAGCATCCAGGGGCGCACCGTTGCCTGGATCGGTGACGGCAACAACATGTGTCACTCCTACATCAATGCCGCCCGCCAGTTCGATTTCCAGCTGCGTGTCGGGTGCCCGGAGGGATTCGACCCGGACCCGGACATCGTCGCCGTGGCACCGGAGCGGATCACCATTCATCGCGACCCGGCCGAGGCCACGGCGGGGGCGGATCTGGTGGTCACCGACGTGTGGGCCAGCATGGGCCAGGAAGAGGAGCAGAAGCGTCGCGAGCGCGCCTTCACGCCCTATCGCGTCACCGCGGCACTCATGGCCGCGGCGGCGGACGACGCCCTGTTCATGCACTGCCTGCCCGCCCACCGGGGCGAGGAGGTGGATGCCGAGGTCATCGACGGACCGCAGTCGGTGGTCTGGGACGAGGCGGAAAACCGCCTGCACGCGCAGAAGGCGCTGCTGGAATACCTGATTGCGTAA
- a CDS encoding pirin-like C-terminal cupin domain-containing protein: MRVQLRLGNAYGGRAPATLYSEAFYADVQRQPKTRFRLPDQHEDRGIYVVAGSMTIAGQCFEASQMMVFRPGDAITAASGETGARLMILRMARAYHWQPGLNSL; encoded by the coding sequence GTGCGCGTGCAGCTGCGTCTCGGTAATGCCTACGGCGGACGGGCACCGGCGACACTCTACTCGGAAGCCTTCTATGCCGACGTCCAGCGTCAGCCGAAAACCCGCTTCCGCCTGCCGGACCAACACGAGGACCGGGGCATCTACGTGGTCGCCGGGTCCATGACCATCGCCGGCCAGTGCTTTGAAGCCAGCCAGATGATGGTGTTCCGCCCCGGCGATGCCATCACCGCGGCGTCAGGGGAGACCGGCGCCCGTCTGATGATTCTGCGAATGGCCCGGGCATACCACTGGCAACCCGGGCTCAATTCGCTCTAG
- a CDS encoding thioesterase family protein, with protein MMAREDFRLLHKERVRWGEADMQGVVFNAHYLTYVDVGVTEYFRALEQNQGRLAVGGGDFFMARTELDFHASAEFDDLIEIGARIARFGRTSVEWVSEIHRGDAHLITARMIYVHADLESRSSQPVPEAFKHTVAAFERVRPEGV; from the coding sequence ATGATGGCACGGGAAGACTTTCGGCTGCTGCACAAGGAGCGCGTTCGCTGGGGCGAGGCGGACATGCAGGGCGTTGTGTTCAATGCCCATTATCTGACCTATGTGGACGTGGGGGTGACGGAGTACTTCCGTGCCCTGGAGCAGAACCAGGGCCGGCTCGCCGTGGGCGGGGGCGATTTCTTCATGGCCCGTACGGAGCTGGATTTCCATGCCTCGGCGGAGTTCGACGACCTCATCGAGATCGGCGCCCGCATCGCGCGGTTCGGTCGCACCAGCGTGGAGTGGGTCTCGGAGATCCACCGCGGAGATGCCCATCTCATCACCGCCCGCATGATCTATGTCCACGCCGATCTGGAGAGTCGCAGCAGCCAGCCGGTGCCGGAGGCGTTCAAGCACACGGTAGCGGCGTTCGAGCGGGTGCGGCCGGAAGGTGTGTGA
- a CDS encoding superoxide dismutase codes for MAYELPDLPYAHNALEPHIDAKTMEIHHGKHHNTYVTKLNGAVENHPELASKPVEELIKRIKDLPADIQTPVRNNGGGHANHTMFWQMMSPNGGGGPSGELADAINSTFGSLDAFKEEFTNAAVGRFGSGWAWLVVDKSGKLRVTSTPNQDSPLMEDIVDVPGTPLLGLDVWEHAYYLNYQNRRPDYIAAFWNVVNWDDVAKRYAAAK; via the coding sequence ATGGCTTACGAACTCCCGGATCTTCCCTATGCCCACAATGCGCTGGAGCCACACATCGATGCCAAGACCATGGAGATCCACCACGGCAAGCATCACAACACCTATGTGACCAAGCTCAACGGCGCAGTGGAGAACCACCCGGAGCTTGCCTCCAAGCCGGTGGAAGAGCTCATCAAGCGCATCAAGGATCTGCCGGCGGACATTCAGACGCCGGTGCGTAACAACGGCGGTGGTCATGCCAACCACACCATGTTCTGGCAGATGATGAGCCCCAACGGGGGTGGCGGGCCCAGCGGTGAACTGGCCGACGCCATCAACAGCACCTTCGGCAGCCTGGACGCCTTCAAGGAGGAGTTCACCAATGCCGCCGTGGGCCGCTTCGGCTCCGGCTGGGCCTGGCTGGTGGTGGACAAGAGCGGCAAGCTGCGCGTGACCTCCACGCCCAACCAGGACAGCCCGCTCATGGAAGACATCGTCGATGTCCCGGGCACCCCGCTACTGGGCCTGGACGTGTGGGAACACGCCTATTACCTCAACTACCAGAACCGGCGCCCGGACTACATCGCGGCGTTCTGGAACGTGGTGAACTGGGACGACGTGGCCAAGCGCTACGCGGCAGCCAAGTAA
- a CDS encoding zinc-binding dehydrogenase — protein MTQTARAAVCRDWNQPVGVEEIQVEAPRRNEVMIKLHACGVCHSDLSAATGVIPFPPPLVLGHEGAGEIVQVGEGVTDFQIGDRVITSFVSMCGTCRYCNAGRPVLCETVNSALTTLPDGSVRTHDSNGNALNIFSGCGVMAEYATLHVNNVVPVTEDVPMDRAALVGCAVMTGVGAVFNTAQMEPGSIAVVFGAGGVGLNVIQGCRIAGARQIVAVDMSEEKLATAREFGATDVVVADEKAAKTIRKLTRGGADYAFECVGRGKVAEQAYASLGKGGTVIVVGVAPREDMTTIRTLSLPAEERGIRGSWFGSARPRYDFPRLFGLYAKGDLMLDELVTQRYTIDQAAQAFADMEAGRNARGVITFA, from the coding sequence ATGACCCAGACCGCCCGCGCCGCCGTTTGCCGCGACTGGAACCAGCCTGTCGGTGTCGAGGAAATCCAGGTTGAGGCCCCCCGCCGCAACGAGGTGATGATCAAGCTGCACGCCTGTGGCGTCTGCCACAGCGACCTCTCGGCGGCCACCGGCGTCATCCCGTTTCCCCCACCCCTGGTGCTCGGCCACGAAGGCGCCGGTGAAATCGTCCAGGTGGGCGAAGGCGTCACGGACTTCCAGATCGGCGACCGGGTCATCACCTCCTTCGTGAGCATGTGCGGCACCTGCCGCTACTGCAACGCCGGCCGTCCGGTCCTGTGCGAGACGGTCAACTCCGCCCTCACCACCCTGCCCGACGGCAGCGTGCGCACCCATGACAGCAACGGCAACGCACTGAACATCTTCTCCGGCTGCGGCGTCATGGCCGAGTACGCCACGCTGCACGTAAACAACGTCGTCCCGGTCACCGAAGACGTGCCCATGGACCGCGCCGCCCTGGTGGGCTGCGCCGTGATGACCGGCGTCGGCGCGGTGTTCAATACCGCCCAGATGGAGCCCGGCAGCATCGCCGTCGTGTTCGGCGCCGGCGGCGTCGGTCTCAACGTCATCCAGGGATGCCGCATCGCCGGCGCCCGCCAGATTGTCGCCGTGGACATGTCCGAAGAGAAACTGGCTACGGCCAGGGAGTTCGGTGCCACGGATGTGGTGGTCGCCGATGAAAAGGCCGCCAAGACCATCCGCAAGCTCACCCGGGGCGGCGCGGACTACGCCTTCGAGTGCGTCGGCCGTGGCAAGGTGGCCGAGCAAGCCTACGCCAGCCTCGGCAAGGGCGGCACAGTGATCGTGGTGGGCGTTGCCCCGCGGGAGGACATGACCACCATCCGCACCCTGTCCCTGCCCGCCGAGGAGCGCGGCATCCGCGGCAGCTGGTTCGGGTCCGCCCGGCCGCGTTACGACTTTCCGCGCCTGTTCGGGCTCTATGCCAAGGGCGATCTGATGCTGGACGAACTGGTAACCCAGCGCTACACCATCGACCAGGCAGCCCAGGCCTTCGCCGACATGGAAGCCGGGCGCAACGCCCGCGGCGTGATCACGTTCGCCTAA
- the chrA gene encoding chromate efflux transporter, whose protein sequence is MRPSGLRTNPALEVFLVFLSLGLRSFGGPVAHLGYYREALVQRRGWLDDRQYGKIVALCQFLPGPSSSQVGQAIGLMRGGLPGLFGAWLGFTLPSAVIMIGAAVAVGAVGPEAISGAGWLHGLKLAAVAVVAHAVINMGRALSPDWQRLLITLSAFVVATLWANPAGQLGALLLGGLLAFGLPMPQAADHAAADLNVQVSRRVAGASLGLFLLCLAGLPLLATLAPGGLLSLIDGVYRAGSLVFGGGHVVLPLLEREVAAPAGVDSSSFLAGYGVAQALPGPLFSFAGYLGAEAYNHAPVLGGVIAIIAIFLPGTLLLVGILPYWDRISGITTIRRAVTGINAGVVGLLAAILWDPVIQVGITGITEFVIAAAAFTLLMATRFPVYLLVPACALAGFLLL, encoded by the coding sequence ATGCGCCCCTCGGGCCTCCGGACCAATCCCGCGCTGGAGGTCTTCCTGGTGTTCCTCTCCCTGGGACTGCGTTCCTTCGGCGGCCCGGTGGCCCACCTGGGCTACTACCGAGAGGCGCTGGTCCAGCGCCGCGGCTGGCTGGATGACCGGCAGTACGGCAAGATTGTCGCCCTGTGCCAGTTCCTCCCGGGGCCCAGCAGCAGTCAGGTGGGTCAGGCCATTGGCCTGATGCGGGGCGGCCTGCCGGGTTTGTTCGGGGCATGGCTGGGCTTCACCCTGCCGTCGGCGGTGATCATGATCGGCGCGGCGGTGGCCGTGGGCGCGGTGGGGCCGGAGGCGATCAGCGGCGCAGGCTGGTTGCACGGGCTCAAGCTCGCCGCCGTGGCCGTGGTCGCCCATGCGGTGATCAACATGGGCCGCGCCCTGTCACCGGACTGGCAGCGGCTGCTGATTACCCTTTCGGCTTTCGTCGTCGCCACTCTCTGGGCAAACCCCGCGGGCCAGCTTGGCGCCCTGCTGCTGGGCGGGCTGCTGGCATTCGGGCTACCCATGCCACAGGCTGCCGACCATGCGGCTGCGGATCTGAACGTCCAGGTGTCACGGCGGGTGGCAGGGGCGAGCCTCGGCCTGTTCCTCCTCTGCCTCGCCGGTTTACCGCTGCTCGCCACCCTGGCGCCCGGCGGCCTGCTCAGCCTGATCGATGGTGTCTACCGCGCCGGCTCCCTGGTATTCGGGGGCGGCCACGTGGTACTGCCGCTCCTGGAGCGGGAGGTGGCTGCTCCCGCCGGAGTGGACAGCAGCAGTTTCCTCGCCGGCTACGGCGTGGCCCAAGCGCTGCCGGGCCCACTGTTCAGCTTCGCTGGCTACCTCGGCGCCGAGGCATACAATCACGCCCCCGTGCTCGGCGGCGTCATCGCCATCATCGCCATCTTTCTCCCCGGCACCCTGTTGCTGGTAGGCATCCTGCCCTACTGGGACCGCATCAGTGGCATCACCACCATTCGTCGTGCGGTCACAGGCATCAACGCCGGTGTGGTCGGCCTGCTCGCCGCCATCCTCTGGGACCCGGTCATCCAGGTAGGCATTACCGGCATCACGGAGTTCGTCATCGCGGCGGCCGCGTTCACTCTCCTCATGGCCACACGCTTTCCCGTCTATTTGCTGGTACCCGCCTGCGCGCTGGCCGGTTTTCTACTGCTCTAA
- a CDS encoding gamma carbonic anhydrase family protein → MLYELDGRRPVRHGECFIADNATVIGDVEIGHDVSIWFNAVIRGDTDRIIIGDNSNIQDGSVLHTDPGIVLEIGRNVTVGHKVMLHGCTIGDGSLIGINAVILNGAKIGRNCLIGANALVPEGKEIPDGSVVMGSPGKVVKELNDEQKAALAHGAEHYVDNGRRYREQLRAME, encoded by the coding sequence ATGCTCTATGAACTGGACGGCCGCCGCCCGGTCCGCCACGGCGAGTGTTTCATTGCCGACAATGCCACCGTCATCGGTGACGTGGAGATCGGCCACGATGTCAGCATCTGGTTCAACGCCGTGATCCGCGGCGACACGGACCGCATCATCATCGGCGACAACTCCAACATCCAGGACGGCTCGGTGCTGCACACCGACCCGGGCATCGTCCTGGAGATCGGCCGCAACGTCACCGTGGGGCACAAGGTCATGCTGCACGGTTGCACCATCGGTGACGGCAGCCTGATCGGCATCAACGCGGTGATCCTCAATGGCGCGAAGATCGGTCGCAACTGCCTGATCGGCGCCAACGCCCTGGTTCCCGAAGGCAAGGAGATCCCCGACGGCTCCGTGGTCATGGGCTCGCCGGGCAAGGTGGTCAAGGAGTTGAACGACGAGCAGAAGGCGGCACTGGCCCACGGGGCCGAGCACTATGTGGACAACGGTCGGCGTTATCGGGAGCAACTGCGGGCGATGGAGTGA
- the rnt gene encoding ribonuclease T produces MAEQDTATSAPETAIARRFRSFLPVVVDVETGGLNSQTDALLQIAAVIVRMDDDGRLYRADTHSLHVRPFEGANIDPKSLEINGIDPDHPLRIAYGEQDALGRVFKPIRQEVRDTSCTRAILVGHNATFDLNFLNAAVERCGIRRNPFHPFGSFDTATLAGLAFGQTVLARAVRCAGLGWDGQEAHSAVYDAEKTADLFCEIVNQWDRHIGIPR; encoded by the coding sequence ATGGCCGAGCAAGACACCGCGACGTCCGCCCCGGAGACCGCCATCGCCCGCCGCTTCCGCAGCTTCCTGCCGGTGGTGGTGGACGTGGAGACCGGCGGGCTGAACTCTCAGACCGACGCCCTGCTACAGATCGCAGCGGTGATCGTGCGCATGGACGACGACGGCCGTCTGTACCGCGCCGACACCCATTCACTGCACGTCCGCCCCTTCGAGGGGGCCAACATCGATCCGAAATCGCTGGAGATCAACGGCATCGACCCGGACCATCCCCTGCGCATCGCCTACGGCGAGCAGGATGCCCTGGGACGCGTGTTCAAACCCATTCGCCAAGAGGTCCGGGATACCAGTTGCACCCGTGCGATCCTGGTGGGCCACAACGCCACCTTCGATCTCAACTTCCTCAACGCCGCCGTCGAGCGCTGCGGCATCCGCCGCAATCCCTTCCACCCCTTCGGCAGTTTCGACACGGCCACCCTGGCGGGGCTGGCCTTCGGCCAGACCGTGCTGGCCCGCGCCGTGCGCTGCGCCGGCCTGGGCTGGGACGGCCAGGAGGCGCACTCCGCGGTCTATGACGCGGAAAAGACCGCCGATCTCTTCTGCGAGATCGTCAACCAGTGGGACCGGCACATCGGCATCCCACGATAG
- the grxD gene encoding Grx4 family monothiol glutaredoxin: MDEVQEAIKKQVDSHPVILFMKGTPQFPQCGFSMKASQALAGCEAEFAYVNVLEDERIRQGIKDFGNWPTIPQLYIGGELVGGCDIILEMYESGDLEQMVKSAVAQQSDDA, translated from the coding sequence ATGGACGAGGTTCAGGAAGCCATCAAGAAGCAGGTGGACAGCCATCCGGTGATTCTGTTCATGAAGGGAACGCCGCAGTTTCCGCAGTGCGGTTTCTCCATGAAGGCATCCCAGGCACTGGCCGGCTGCGAGGCGGAATTCGCCTACGTCAACGTGCTCGAGGACGAGCGCATCCGTCAGGGCATCAAGGACTTCGGCAACTGGCCCACGATCCCGCAGCTCTACATCGGCGGTGAGCTGGTGGGTGGCTGCGACATCATCCTGGAGATGTATGAAAGCGGCGACCTCGAGCAGATGGTGAAGTCCGCCGTCGCGCAACAGAGCGACGACGCCTGA
- a CDS encoding ABC transporter ATP-binding protein translates to MNQTAADDDILLELRRVDLDVEGAQVARALSFRVRRGQTVCLLGPSGCGKTTTLRAVAGFQPLASGEILLNDQVVSSPDWLTPPEQRRLGMVFQDHALFPHLNVADNVTFGLRKLGRSQREERAREMLALVQLDGMEERFPHELSGGQQQRVALARALAPEPELVLLDEPFSSLDVDLREGLANQVHEIFRERGVTAVLVTHDQNEAFAMADQIGIMRDGQIVQWDTPYNLYHEPVDRFVADFIGHGRFIHGRLLDHDLLDTEVGVIQGNRAYGWPAGTEVDVLLRPDDVLPAPESELRARVVKKAFTGAETIYTLRLDSGAEILSLFPSHHDHAINEHVGIHIDAQHLVAFPRDGGLATKEN, encoded by the coding sequence ATGAACCAGACGGCGGCGGACGACGACATCCTCCTGGAACTGCGCCGGGTGGATCTGGACGTCGAGGGCGCACAGGTGGCACGGGCGCTGAGTTTCCGCGTACGACGCGGTCAGACCGTCTGTCTGCTGGGCCCCAGCGGTTGCGGCAAAACCACCACCCTGCGCGCGGTCGCCGGCTTCCAGCCGTTGGCTTCCGGCGAAATCCTCCTCAACGACCAGGTCGTCTCCAGCCCGGACTGGCTTACGCCACCGGAGCAGCGTCGGCTGGGCATGGTGTTCCAGGACCACGCCCTCTTCCCCCACCTGAACGTGGCCGACAACGTCACCTTCGGGCTGCGCAAGCTCGGCCGTAGTCAGCGCGAGGAGCGGGCGCGGGAGATGCTGGCACTGGTGCAGCTGGACGGCATGGAGGAACGCTTTCCCCATGAACTCTCCGGTGGCCAGCAGCAGCGGGTCGCCCTGGCCCGGGCGCTGGCCCCGGAACCGGAACTGGTGCTGCTGGACGAACCCTTTTCCAGCCTGGACGTGGATCTGCGCGAGGGCCTCGCCAACCAGGTCCACGAAATCTTCCGCGAGCGCGGCGTTACCGCCGTCCTGGTGACCCACGACCAGAACGAGGCCTTCGCCATGGCGGACCAGATCGGCATCATGCGCGACGGTCAGATCGTCCAGTGGGACACCCCTTACAACCTGTATCACGAACCCGTGGACCGCTTCGTGGCGGACTTCATCGGCCACGGCCGGTTCATCCACGGCCGCCTGCTGGATCATGACCTGCTCGACACCGAGGTGGGCGTGATCCAGGGCAACCGCGCCTACGGCTGGCCGGCGGGCACCGAGGTGGACGTGTTGCTGCGGCCGGATGATGTGCTACCGGCGCCGGAATCCGAACTGCGGGCCCGGGTGGTCAAGAAGGCCTTCACCGGGGCCGAGACCATCTACACGTTGCGCCTGGACAGTGGCGCGGAGATCCTGTCCTTATTCCCCAGCCACCACGATCACGCCATCAACGAACACGTCGGCATCCACATCGACGCGCAGCACCTCGTCGCCTTTCCCCGAGACGGGGGCCTCGCAACGAAGGAGAACTGA
- a CDS encoding aspartate aminotransferase family protein translates to MAHPLMHTYGRLPVSFSQGHGAWLKDTDGQSYLDALSGIAVCGLGHAHPSVTAALQEQAARLLHTSNLYGVPLQEELAGALCPRTGTDAAFFCNSGAEANEAAIKLARLHGHRRGVTTPRILVMDNAFHGRTLAALAATGNAKAQEGFGPLPEGFERIPFDDLAAVDRAAADYDDIVAVLVEPIQGEGGIRVPASGYLAGLRERCDRNGWLLMLDEVQSGVGRTGRWLASQHEGVSGDVVTLAKGLANGVPIGACLARGEAAEILGPGSHGSTFGGNQLAACAALAVLNTLDEEDLIQRAEHLGKRIQTGLRERLADEPGVLDIRGRGLMLGIELDRPCSDVVTRALDEHLLINVTAQSVVRLLPPLILTDDEAEQMTDQVAGLIRGFLRDAR, encoded by the coding sequence ATGGCGCATCCGCTGATGCACACCTACGGACGCCTGCCGGTGTCCTTCAGCCAGGGCCACGGCGCCTGGCTGAAGGACACCGACGGGCAGTCCTACCTCGACGCCCTGAGCGGGATCGCGGTCTGCGGCCTGGGGCACGCCCACCCCAGCGTGACGGCGGCGCTGCAGGAGCAGGCCGCCCGGTTGCTGCACACGTCCAACCTTTACGGCGTACCCCTGCAGGAAGAACTCGCCGGCGCCCTTTGCCCACGCACCGGAACGGACGCGGCGTTCTTCTGCAACTCCGGGGCCGAGGCCAACGAGGCCGCCATCAAGCTGGCACGCCTGCACGGACACCGTCGCGGGGTGACCACGCCGCGCATCCTAGTCATGGATAACGCCTTCCACGGTCGCACCCTGGCAGCCCTGGCAGCCACCGGCAACGCCAAGGCCCAGGAGGGCTTCGGCCCGCTGCCTGAGGGCTTCGAGCGGATCCCGTTTGACGACTTGGCCGCCGTGGATCGGGCCGCGGCAGACTACGACGACATCGTCGCCGTGCTGGTGGAACCCATCCAGGGTGAAGGCGGCATCCGCGTCCCCGCCAGTGGCTACTTGGCGGGTCTGCGCGAGCGCTGCGACCGCAACGGCTGGCTGCTGATGCTCGACGAAGTGCAGTCCGGTGTCGGCCGCACCGGCCGCTGGCTCGCTTCCCAGCACGAGGGCGTCAGCGGCGACGTGGTCACTCTGGCCAAGGGCCTGGCCAACGGTGTTCCCATCGGTGCGTGCCTGGCGCGCGGTGAGGCGGCTGAGATCCTCGGCCCCGGCAGCCACGGCTCCACCTTCGGTGGTAATCAGCTGGCGGCCTGTGCCGCCCTGGCGGTCCTCAACACCCTCGACGAGGAAGATCTCATCCAGCGGGCAGAGCACCTCGGCAAGCGTATCCAGACCGGACTGCGCGAGCGCCTGGCCGATGAACCCGGAGTGCTGGACATCCGCGGCCGGGGCCTGATGCTGGGTATTGAGCTGGACCGCCCCTGCAGTGATGTGGTCACCCGGGCCCTGGATGAGCACCTGCTGATCAACGTCACCGCGCAGTCGGTGGTTCGGCTCCTGCCACCGTTGATCCTCACCGATGACGAGGCCGAGCAGATGACCGACCAGGTCGCTGGTCTGATCCGCGGCTTCCTCCGCGATGCGAGGTAA